In the genome of Flexistipes sinusarabici DSM 4947, one region contains:
- a CDS encoding NADH-quinone oxidoreductase subunit A, whose amino-acid sequence MSPYLPIVIMLLAAALIGIISMVVGVLIRPSKPDESKLSVYECGMPEFSDARKRYNVRFYVIAMLFVIFDVEIVFLFPWAVAFDKVGLLGLTSVFVFLIILIVGYFYDWKKGVLEWE is encoded by the coding sequence ATGAGTCCTTATTTACCAATAGTAATTATGCTTTTGGCGGCAGCTTTGATCGGTATTATCAGTATGGTGGTCGGGGTGCTTATACGTCCCAGCAAACCAGACGAATCGAAGCTTAGTGTTTATGAATGCGGGATGCCCGAGTTCAGTGATGCCAGAAAACGTTATAATGTGCGTTTTTATGTCATTGCAATGTTGTTTGTGATATTTGATGTGGAGATAGTATTTTTGTTTCCGTGGGCAGTGGCTTTTGACAAAGTCGGTCTGCTTGGACTTACTTCGGTTTTCGTTTTTCTGATTATACTGATAGTAGGTTATTTCTATGACTGGAAAAAAGGAGTGCTGGAATGGGAGTAA
- the nuoH gene encoding NADH-quinone oxidoreductase subunit NuoH — MLIDVVLILIKILLVITVLLLGVAYMTWAERKVVGHMQVRLGPTHVGWKGLLQPIADGLKLVSKEDVVPTMVDKPVYILAPLLSLIPALAAFAVIPFADKFMFMGREMQPYITDVNIGLLYVLAISSVGTYGIIMAGWASNSKYALLGSLRSSAQVVSYETAMGLALVGPVLLAGTLSLREITLAQGQTVWFIVPQIVAFVVYLISAVAETNRAPFDLPEAETEIVAGFHVEYSSMKFALFFLAEYANMYVVSSIAAIVFLGGFSGPVLPGFIWFVLKVLLFMFFYLWLRATFPRLRFDQLMHLGWKVLIPVALANIVVTAVIVYIVR; from the coding sequence ATGCTAATTGATGTGGTTTTGATATTAATCAAAATTTTACTTGTAATCACAGTACTGTTGCTCGGTGTTGCCTATATGACATGGGCAGAGAGAAAAGTAGTCGGACATATGCAGGTAAGGCTCGGTCCCACGCATGTGGGATGGAAAGGTCTTTTGCAGCCCATTGCAGATGGTCTGAAACTGGTGTCCAAAGAAGATGTTGTCCCTACAATGGTGGACAAACCGGTGTACATTCTTGCTCCGCTTTTAAGTCTTATTCCTGCTCTTGCCGCGTTTGCGGTGATTCCCTTTGCCGATAAATTTATGTTTATGGGAAGGGAAATGCAGCCTTATATTACGGATGTTAATATCGGATTATTATATGTTCTGGCGATTTCATCTGTGGGAACATACGGGATAATTATGGCCGGTTGGGCTTCGAATTCAAAATATGCTCTGCTTGGTAGTCTTAGATCTTCAGCACAGGTGGTCAGCTACGAAACAGCTATGGGGCTTGCGCTTGTTGGACCTGTTTTATTAGCCGGGACACTGAGTCTCAGGGAAATTACACTGGCTCAGGGACAGACTGTATGGTTCATTGTCCCCCAAATTGTTGCTTTTGTGGTTTACCTCATTTCTGCTGTGGCTGAAACAAACAGAGCTCCTTTTGATTTGCCGGAAGCAGAAACAGAAATTGTAGCCGGCTTTCATGTAGAGTATTCAAGTATGAAATTTGCTCTGTTTTTCCTGGCTGAATATGCCAACATGTATGTCGTTTCCTCCATTGCTGCGATTGTTTTTCTTGGAGGATTCAGCGGACCTGTTCTGCCGGGATTCATATGGTTCGTATTGAAAGTTTTGCTGTTCATGTTTTTCTACCTGTGGCTGAGGGCTACATTCCCGCGTTTACGTTTTGATCAGCTTATGCATCTTGGTTGGAAGGTGCTGATACCTGTTGCTCTTGCTAATATCGTGGTAACGGCAGTAATAGTTTACATTGTTAGGTAA
- a CDS encoding molybdopterin-dependent oxidoreductase, translating into MLTLTIDGIEVKVKEGSTILDAAKEAGVDIPLLCHHKMLHPFGACRVCLVEVEGSPKLMTACTTPAADKMNIFTQTEKLQRVRKTAIELLLINHPLDCPVCDKGGECTLQDLTFEFGINDERFDAEPNDTPVDHSNPFIERDIDRCVLCGKCVRICDEVVNIQAISFQDRGTDTIIGTSFDQPWHCEYCGQCMSVCPVGSLNNRVYLFKNRPWNLESTYSTCGFCSCGCTVVVDHQDNEVFRISEDPEAGINHGFLCAKGRFGFELFNSTKRKSKPMIKGKSGFSEKEYADAIDFSADKIAKIKEEHGPDSIGVIVSPRLTNEEAFLAQKFGRDVVGTNNIYSFETADALPEGTYEDVESSDYILVLNNDVTESNPILGLAVRRAARHNPAKLNVFYSKYTALRRVSSEFIKDNPKKIYEEIDDLVSTVESGKGNYKAMAEELSKAEKPVVIYDPYARKDIEFAKRLKNSVNNLITVPCKWKNNSQGIVDMGCVNGLKPGYKEAEKGEGLREALETDKLKALIVFGENLATKAEFKDLTGSFKKLDFVMVSDPFFSESAELADVYLPVATFTEKDGSFTNLEGRVQQIFKAVEKGLPTDADIIGDLSTKLSKELPRDIESVRDMIKKENKLYSSIDFDGEVISYPYLFAEDIKDEKMELASTGKYYLAPASLRLHSGSYTRHSPDLSKVYSEAMLEINPEDAKVLNVEEGEYLALKVGDMTRKYKVNIDKHVDKGTVFLPNDYNETAAVFHKGRYLKVDLVKHEA; encoded by the coding sequence ATGCTAACCCTTACAATAGACGGAATTGAGGTTAAAGTAAAAGAAGGTTCCACAATTCTTGATGCTGCCAAAGAAGCAGGTGTGGATATACCGCTTCTATGCCATCATAAAATGCTGCATCCTTTCGGTGCCTGCCGGGTGTGTCTTGTGGAAGTGGAAGGCAGCCCAAAACTCATGACTGCCTGTACAACGCCGGCAGCCGATAAAATGAACATTTTTACGCAGACTGAGAAACTTCAGAGGGTGAGAAAAACTGCTATTGAGCTTTTACTTATTAACCACCCACTCGATTGCCCTGTTTGCGATAAGGGTGGTGAGTGCACGCTGCAGGACTTGACATTTGAGTTTGGTATAAATGATGAGCGTTTTGATGCTGAGCCTAACGATACTCCCGTTGATCATTCAAATCCTTTTATTGAAAGAGATATAGACAGGTGTGTTTTATGCGGAAAGTGCGTAAGAATTTGTGATGAAGTCGTTAACATACAGGCAATCAGCTTTCAGGACAGGGGCACGGATACTATAATCGGCACCTCTTTTGATCAACCGTGGCATTGTGAATATTGCGGTCAGTGTATGAGTGTTTGCCCGGTTGGATCACTTAATAACAGGGTATACCTCTTTAAAAACAGACCGTGGAATTTGGAAAGCACTTATTCTACGTGTGGCTTCTGTTCATGCGGCTGCACTGTTGTTGTAGATCATCAGGACAATGAAGTATTCAGAATTTCCGAAGATCCGGAAGCAGGTATAAACCACGGTTTTCTGTGTGCCAAAGGCAGGTTTGGATTCGAGCTTTTTAACTCAACCAAGCGCAAAAGCAAACCTATGATAAAAGGGAAATCCGGTTTTAGCGAAAAAGAATATGCCGATGCTATTGATTTTAGTGCTGATAAAATTGCAAAAATAAAGGAAGAACACGGTCCGGACTCTATCGGGGTTATTGTTTCACCGAGACTTACCAACGAAGAAGCTTTCCTGGCTCAGAAATTCGGCAGAGATGTTGTCGGGACAAACAACATTTATTCATTCGAAACAGCAGATGCTCTTCCGGAAGGAACTTACGAAGATGTGGAAAGCAGTGATTATATATTGGTGCTTAATAATGATGTTACCGAATCAAATCCAATACTGGGGCTTGCAGTAAGGCGTGCTGCAAGGCACAATCCGGCAAAACTTAATGTTTTTTACAGTAAATATACTGCCTTAAGAAGGGTTTCCAGCGAATTTATCAAAGACAACCCGAAGAAAATTTATGAGGAAATTGATGATTTGGTTTCCACAGTAGAGAGTGGAAAAGGTAATTATAAAGCGATGGCTGAAGAGCTTAGCAAAGCTGAAAAACCTGTGGTTATTTATGACCCGTATGCAAGAAAAGATATAGAATTTGCCAAAAGGCTGAAAAACTCTGTGAATAATCTCATAACTGTGCCATGCAAATGGAAAAACAACTCTCAGGGCATAGTTGACATGGGATGTGTTAACGGATTGAAGCCAGGCTATAAAGAGGCCGAAAAGGGCGAAGGCTTGAGAGAAGCTCTGGAAACAGACAAATTAAAGGCACTTATTGTTTTTGGAGAAAATCTTGCTACTAAAGCTGAGTTTAAAGATTTAACCGGATCTTTTAAAAAATTGGATTTTGTCATGGTAAGTGACCCGTTCTTTAGTGAATCTGCTGAATTGGCAGATGTTTATCTGCCTGTGGCTACTTTTACCGAAAAGGATGGCAGCTTTACCAACCTTGAAGGTCGTGTTCAGCAGATTTTTAAAGCTGTGGAAAAGGGGTTACCCACGGATGCTGATATAATAGGTGATTTATCCACTAAGTTGTCAAAAGAACTGCCGAGGGATATTGAGTCTGTGAGAGATATGATTAAAAAAGAAAATAAACTGTACTCCTCAATAGATTTTGACGGTGAGGTAATAAGTTATCCATACTTGTTTGCAGAAGACATAAAAGATGAAAAGATGGAGCTTGCCAGTACCGGTAAATATTATCTGGCCCCCGCTTCGCTTAGACTGCATTCCGGTTCATATACGAGACATTCACCTGATTTATCCAAAGTATATAGTGAGGCAATGCTTGAGATAAATCCGGAGGATGCAAAAGTGTTGAATGTTGAAGAAGGTGAATACCTCGCTCTTAAGGTGGGTGATATGACTCGTAAATATAAAGTTAATATTGATAAACATGTGGACAAGGGAACTGTTTTTCTCCCGAATGACTATAATGAGACGGCGGCGGTATTTCATAAGGGACGCTATCTCAAAGTGGACCTGGTTAAACACGAGGCATAG
- the nuoF gene encoding NADH-quinone oxidoreductase subunit NuoF, with amino-acid sequence MSAVKSDIIEVHICTGTAGVASGAYEVMDAFNEVFKSKNVPAIVKERECKVKQTGCRGLCERDVLVDIYLPGEEAATYEHVTPDMVQTIVDEHIGEGEPVKKWAAKKSYYDFYRLQKRYVLKDCGVVDPEDIDDYIQLGGYEAIKKVVNEMSPEDVIEEVKKANLRGRGGGGFPSGLKWTFCRKSPGDHKYLVCNADEGDPGAFMDRSIIEGNPHDVIEGMLIAAYAIGCNEGYIYCRAEYPLAIARVKKALRVAEERGYLGDNILGTNFSFKLHLKEGAGAFVCGEETALLASIEGERGMPRPRPPFPAVKGLWQKPTNVNNVETFANLPMIILNGADWYTTIGTEKSKGTKIFALSGKVKSTGLVEVPMGITVKELIYDVGGGIPKKRKFKAVQMGGPSGGCLPEDLLDTPIDYDSLTAAGAMMGSGGVVVMDETNCMVNIAKFFLTFTQRESCGKCIPCRVGTKTMLDILERISDGKGREGDIELLESLAEDIKVSSLCGLGQTAPNPVLTTIRYFRDEYEAHIYDQKCPARECPELIEFVVIDEKCKKCGICYKVCPVDAISWEKGKVAYIDKDKCVKCRECIVNCPFNAID; translated from the coding sequence ATGAGTGCTGTTAAATCAGACATAATAGAAGTGCATATTTGCACAGGGACGGCAGGTGTTGCATCCGGTGCTTATGAAGTTATGGATGCATTCAATGAGGTTTTTAAAAGCAAGAATGTCCCTGCAATTGTCAAGGAACGGGAGTGCAAAGTAAAACAGACAGGCTGCCGGGGACTGTGTGAGCGCGATGTGCTTGTTGATATCTATCTTCCCGGCGAAGAAGCTGCTACGTACGAGCATGTTACTCCGGATATGGTTCAGACGATAGTTGATGAGCATATAGGGGAAGGTGAGCCTGTAAAAAAATGGGCTGCCAAAAAAAGTTATTATGATTTTTATAGATTGCAGAAACGATATGTGCTTAAGGATTGCGGTGTTGTGGATCCTGAAGATATAGATGACTATATACAGCTGGGCGGTTATGAAGCCATAAAAAAAGTTGTAAACGAAATGTCGCCTGAGGATGTCATTGAAGAGGTTAAAAAAGCCAATTTAAGAGGACGCGGAGGCGGTGGCTTCCCTTCCGGTCTTAAGTGGACTTTTTGCCGGAAATCACCCGGGGATCATAAATATCTTGTTTGTAACGCAGATGAGGGGGACCCCGGTGCATTTATGGACAGAAGTATTATAGAAGGAAATCCCCATGATGTCATCGAGGGTATGCTGATTGCCGCATATGCCATAGGCTGTAATGAAGGATATATCTACTGCAGGGCTGAGTATCCGCTGGCTATAGCTCGTGTGAAAAAAGCTCTCAGAGTTGCTGAGGAGCGAGGCTACCTCGGTGATAATATACTGGGCACAAACTTTAGCTTTAAGCTGCACCTGAAAGAAGGGGCCGGAGCATTTGTCTGCGGAGAAGAAACAGCATTGCTGGCGTCCATTGAAGGTGAAAGAGGAATGCCAAGGCCCAGACCACCTTTTCCGGCTGTAAAAGGCTTATGGCAGAAACCAACCAATGTTAATAATGTTGAGACCTTTGCTAATCTGCCGATGATAATACTTAACGGAGCTGACTGGTATACGACAATCGGTACTGAAAAATCCAAAGGTACAAAGATATTTGCACTCAGTGGAAAGGTCAAAAGTACAGGACTCGTGGAAGTTCCGATGGGGATTACAGTAAAAGAGCTTATATATGATGTGGGCGGAGGTATCCCCAAGAAGCGTAAATTCAAGGCTGTACAAATGGGTGGTCCTTCCGGCGGATGTCTGCCTGAGGATTTGCTCGATACACCGATTGACTATGATTCATTGACAGCAGCCGGTGCCATGATGGGCTCAGGCGGTGTTGTCGTAATGGATGAAACAAACTGCATGGTTAATATTGCCAAGTTCTTTCTGACGTTTACGCAGCGTGAATCCTGCGGTAAATGCATACCCTGCAGGGTCGGAACCAAGACAATGCTTGATATCCTGGAGCGTATTAGTGACGGTAAGGGCAGAGAAGGCGATATTGAGCTGTTGGAAAGTTTAGCTGAAGACATTAAGGTTTCATCGCTGTGTGGTCTTGGACAGACAGCCCCGAATCCTGTTTTGACCACTATCAGGTATTTTAGGGATGAGTATGAAGCCCACATATATGATCAAAAATGCCCTGCAAGGGAATGTCCTGAGCTAATAGAGTTTGTTGTTATAGATGAGAAATGTAAAAAGTGCGGGATATGCTATAAAGTATGCCCGGTTGATGCTATTTCCTGGGAGAAAGGGAAAGTTGCTTATATAGATAAAGACAAGTGCGTTAAATGTCGTGAGTGTATTGTTAATTGTCCATTTAATGCAATAGACTAA
- a CDS encoding NADH-quinone oxidoreductase subunit C, producing the protein MNFEDIKKKVGAKFPEDVTFSEKHDCRFLDTKPYAFKKVLSFLKDECDFEYLVDVVAAHWPRRKEKFDVIYNVFSITNKIRVFVRVKIESDSLETVTDLWKSALFLEREQYDLVGVRFEGHPDLRRILMPEYFEGNPLKKDYPLKGRKWFNETDEQKLGISFSK; encoded by the coding sequence ATGAATTTTGAGGATATAAAAAAGAAAGTAGGGGCGAAATTCCCTGAAGATGTTACCTTCAGCGAAAAGCATGACTGCAGATTTTTGGATACAAAGCCTTATGCTTTTAAGAAAGTTTTGAGTTTTTTGAAAGACGAGTGCGACTTTGAATATCTGGTCGATGTAGTTGCGGCTCATTGGCCGAGAAGAAAAGAGAAATTCGATGTGATATACAATGTCTTTTCCATAACAAACAAAATTAGAGTTTTTGTGAGAGTTAAGATTGAATCTGATTCTCTGGAAACTGTAACAGATCTCTGGAAGTCAGCACTGTTCCTAGAGAGGGAGCAGTATGATCTGGTCGGAGTGCGTTTTGAGGGACATCCGGATTTGCGCAGAATACTTATGCCGGAGTATTTTGAGGGTAACCCTTTGAAAAAAGATTATCCGCTTAAAGGTCGTAAGTGGTTCAATGAAACCGATGAGCAAAAACTCGGCATAAGCTTTAGTAAATAA
- the nuoK gene encoding NADH-quinone oxidoreductase subunit NuoK, which yields MLLQHYLILSAVLFGIGITGVLIRRNLIVMFMSMELMLNAVNINMAAFSKYLHAMSGQIFIVFIMCVAAAEAAVGLALIITLFRNKQTINADEFNLMSK from the coding sequence ATGTTATTGCAGCATTATTTGATATTAAGCGCGGTATTGTTCGGAATCGGTATCACCGGCGTGCTTATACGAAGAAATCTGATTGTTATGTTTATGTCAATGGAACTAATGCTTAATGCGGTCAACATAAATATGGCTGCTTTTTCCAAATATTTACATGCAATGAGCGGACAGATATTTATCGTTTTCATTATGTGCGTAGCGGCTGCTGAGGCGGCAGTTGGGCTTGCATTAATTATCACGCTTTTTAGGAACAAACAGACGATAAATGCAGATGAGTTTAATTTAATGAGTAAATAG
- a CDS encoding RluA family pseudouridine synthase codes for MHKRFASDKYFKRLDICLSENFDISRSFSSELIKDGCVYLNNNEIKKASASVQEGDILDIYFPEEKEKIQLRPVDLNLRIVYENGWYAVVDKPAGIAVHPSESNNDVTLVNALLYSLESVASEGEEDDRPGIVHRLDKDTSGLLIVAKTFDAKKKLQGLFKNRKISKKYTCICAGNPIENIYEVENMMGRHPVTRYKMAVLKEGGRFAKSRVVVMERFESAFKAEVKIFTGRTHQIRVHMAHLGFPIIGDSLYGGKKATGCPIQRQALHSFSLSFFCPFERKEVYFEAELPADMKKLLNVLAE; via the coding sequence TTGCATAAGCGCTTTGCTTCAGATAAGTATTTTAAGAGACTGGATATCTGTCTTTCCGAGAACTTTGATATATCAAGGTCATTCAGCTCAGAGCTTATCAAAGACGGATGTGTTTATCTAAATAACAATGAAATTAAAAAGGCATCTGCTTCTGTACAAGAGGGAGATATTCTGGATATTTACTTCCCGGAAGAAAAAGAAAAAATACAATTGAGACCGGTGGATTTAAACCTGAGAATAGTATATGAGAATGGATGGTATGCTGTGGTTGACAAACCGGCCGGAATCGCCGTACATCCCTCAGAATCAAATAATGACGTTACTTTGGTAAATGCCTTGCTCTACTCATTGGAGAGTGTTGCAAGCGAGGGGGAGGAAGATGACAGACCCGGTATTGTACACCGTTTGGATAAAGACACATCAGGTTTGTTGATTGTTGCAAAAACATTTGATGCCAAGAAAAAGCTCCAGGGGCTTTTTAAAAATAGAAAGATCAGTAAAAAATATACTTGCATATGCGCTGGAAATCCTATTGAAAATATCTATGAAGTAGAAAATATGATGGGTAGACACCCTGTGACAAGATATAAAATGGCGGTTTTGAAAGAAGGCGGGAGGTTTGCGAAAAGCAGGGTTGTGGTTATGGAGAGGTTTGAAAGTGCGTTTAAGGCTGAAGTGAAAATTTTTACAGGAAGAACTCACCAGATTCGGGTACATATGGCGCATCTCGGCTTCCCAATTATTGGAGACAGCCTGTACGGCGGCAAAAAAGCCACAGGCTGCCCTATACAGAGGCAGGCTCTCCACTCATTCAGCCTGAGTTTTTTCTGCCCCTTTGAAAGAAAAGAGGTTTATTTTGAAGCTGAGCTGCCTGCAGATATGAAAAAACTGTTAAATGTGTTGGCTGAATGA
- the nuoI gene encoding NADH-quinone oxidoreductase subunit NuoI produces MKNIFNTILFTEMLQGMGVTLKHFFKKPVTYKYPYEATPIFPRFRGLHYMKTNEKGESLCVGCYLCEAVCPSDCIHIETDAGPKGERLVKKYELDLARCIYCGFCEEACPVDAIHMGNRFDIVQSRRDTYTVNMKYLVQNYKGE; encoded by the coding sequence ATGAAAAATATATTTAACACAATATTATTTACTGAAATGCTGCAGGGAATGGGTGTCACACTTAAACATTTTTTTAAGAAACCCGTTACTTATAAGTACCCTTATGAAGCGACGCCTATTTTTCCGAGATTCAGAGGTTTGCACTATATGAAGACTAACGAAAAAGGTGAATCGTTGTGCGTGGGATGCTACCTCTGCGAAGCAGTTTGCCCTTCGGATTGTATTCATATAGAAACCGATGCCGGTCCGAAAGGCGAGCGTCTTGTGAAAAAATATGAACTTGATTTGGCAAGGTGTATATACTGTGGATTTTGTGAGGAAGCCTGTCCAGTGGATGCTATTCATATGGGCAACAGGTTTGATATCGTACAGTCCAGAAGAGATACATACACAGTAAACATGAAATATCTGGTACAAAATTATAAAGGAGAATAG
- the nuoD gene encoding NADH dehydrogenase (quinone) subunit D has translation MQNTEIKDREQNQVSELITVNMGPQHPSTHGVLRLVVDLDGETIADVRPDIGFLHRGVEKLAENRTYHQFIPLTDRLDYLSPLSNNLGYCLAVEKFFDVKIPERAEYLRVILAELSRIVSHLVWIATHALDIGAMTVFIYAFREREYVLDLFEIATGQRMTSSWMRVGGIRDDVPEEFFKRLGKFVSILDERVDTYERLLTKNRIWLKRTKGIGYLSKEDALSYGVSGPIMRGSGIDFDLRRDEPYGIYDRFDFEVPVYEDGDVYARYLVRLQEIREAKKIIKQAMEGIPEGPTMTDDPRVAYPSHEEVYEKMEALIRRFYIVSKGFKPPKGHTYGCVEAPKGELGYYIISDGDAKPYRLKIRAPSFVNLGALPEMSRGYMLADLVAVIGSVDIVLGEIDR, from the coding sequence ATGCAGAATACAGAAATAAAAGATAGAGAACAAAACCAAGTAAGTGAACTTATCACCGTTAATATGGGGCCACAGCACCCCAGTACTCACGGTGTTTTGAGGCTTGTTGTCGATCTTGACGGTGAGACAATCGCGGATGTAAGGCCGGATATAGGTTTTCTTCACAGGGGTGTAGAGAAACTTGCAGAAAACAGGACCTACCACCAATTTATCCCCTTGACAGACAGGCTTGATTATCTGTCCCCACTTTCCAATAATCTTGGTTACTGTCTCGCTGTTGAGAAGTTTTTTGATGTTAAAATACCTGAGAGAGCGGAATACCTCAGGGTTATTCTGGCTGAACTGTCCCGTATCGTAAGCCACCTTGTATGGATAGCTACACATGCTTTGGATATAGGTGCTATGACCGTCTTTATTTATGCGTTCAGAGAGAGAGAGTATGTTCTCGATCTTTTTGAAATTGCAACTGGTCAGAGGATGACCAGCTCCTGGATGAGAGTGGGAGGAATCAGAGACGATGTGCCTGAAGAGTTTTTTAAGAGACTGGGTAAATTTGTGTCTATTCTCGATGAAAGAGTTGATACATATGAAAGATTACTTACCAAAAATAGAATTTGGCTGAAAAGAACAAAAGGAATAGGGTATCTTTCCAAAGAGGATGCACTTAGCTACGGAGTGAGCGGACCTATTATGAGAGGCTCCGGTATAGATTTTGATTTAAGAAGAGATGAGCCATACGGTATTTATGACAGATTTGACTTTGAGGTACCTGTGTATGAAGACGGGGACGTATATGCCAGATACCTTGTTCGTCTGCAAGAGATAAGAGAAGCGAAGAAAATTATAAAACAGGCTATGGAGGGTATACCTGAAGGGCCCACCATGACAGATGATCCCAGGGTTGCTTATCCGTCGCATGAAGAAGTTTATGAGAAGATGGAAGCACTTATCAGAAGATTCTACATAGTCTCCAAAGGTTTTAAGCCGCCCAAAGGACATACATACGGATGTGTTGAAGCTCCTAAAGGTGAGCTCGGGTACTATATAATTAGTGACGGGGATGCAAAACCCTATAGGTTAAAGATCAGAGCCCCCTCTTTTGTAAACTTGGGAGCATTGCCAGAAATGTCCAGGGGGTATATGCTTGCCGATCTTGTGGCGGTTATAGGCAGCGTTGATATTGTACTTGGTGAGATAGACAGGTAA
- the nuoE gene encoding NADH-quinone oxidoreductase subunit NuoE — protein sequence MTENAVAEELDLSKIDKICEKYKGKKGSTIPVLQAVQEEYGYLSKEMLERMGDVLNVSPHELYGVLTFYAQFYTSPRGKYVIRVCRGTACHVKGSGRISEVVKEEFGIGDGETTEDYGFTLEEVSCIGACGMAPVIMVNDKTHGNLTPEKSREIFKDYAEKFKEEE from the coding sequence ATGACTGAAAATGCTGTAGCTGAAGAGCTTGATCTTTCTAAAATAGATAAAATTTGTGAAAAATATAAAGGTAAAAAAGGTTCGACAATACCTGTATTACAGGCTGTTCAGGAAGAGTACGGATACCTGTCCAAAGAAATGCTCGAAAGGATGGGTGATGTTCTAAATGTATCACCTCATGAGCTTTATGGTGTGTTAACATTTTATGCACAGTTTTATACAAGTCCCCGCGGCAAGTATGTGATAAGAGTCTGCAGAGGAACCGCCTGTCACGTTAAAGGTTCCGGCAGAATTTCAGAGGTTGTTAAAGAAGAATTTGGAATAGGGGATGGAGAAACAACCGAAGATTATGGTTTCACTCTTGAAGAGGTTTCCTGCATAGGTGCCTGCGGTATGGCGCCTGTGATTATGGTTAACGATAAAACGCATGGAAATTTAACACCTGAAAAATCCAGAGAAATTTTTAAAGATTATGCAGAAAAATTTAAAGAAGAAGAATAG
- a CDS encoding NuoB/complex I 20 kDa subunit family protein: MGVMEHKFSDNILTTSVDGLVNWARRSSLWPLTFGLACCAIEMMATGAARYDLDRLGVIFRATPRQSDVMIVAGTVTRKMAPVLRKVYNQMPEPKWVIAMGSCATSGGIFDTYATVQGVDEIVPVDFYIPGCPPRPESLLDAIVALQQQIKTEKILRK, encoded by the coding sequence ATGGGAGTAATGGAGCATAAGTTTTCGGATAATATTTTAACCACATCTGTTGACGGACTGGTCAACTGGGCAAGACGTTCCTCGTTGTGGCCACTGACTTTTGGGCTTGCTTGTTGTGCAATTGAGATGATGGCTACAGGTGCTGCCAGATATGACCTTGACAGGCTCGGTGTTATTTTCAGGGCTACCCCGAGGCAGTCAGATGTTATGATTGTTGCAGGCACTGTCACAAGAAAGATGGCACCCGTTCTCAGGAAGGTTTACAATCAGATGCCTGAGCCGAAATGGGTTATTGCTATGGGAAGCTGCGCCACAAGCGGCGGAATATTTGATACATATGCAACTGTTCAGGGAGTTGATGAGATAGTTCCGGTGGACTTTTATATTCCGGGATGTCCTCCCAGACCTGAGTCTCTTCTGGATGCTATTGTTGCACTGCAGCAGCAAATTAAGACAGAAAAAATACTCAGGAAATAG
- a CDS encoding NADH-quinone oxidoreductase subunit J family protein → MEQLAFYVLAFVAIISALFMITRINPVHSALWMLLTFFAVAGIFVQLNAEFIAAIQVLVYAGAILVLYLFVVMLLNPKSRGFIKVPVRYTLGTLVALVVVIQIFATLRSTNVIGKQGTITPEIMKESGNVFLFGKELFSTYLVPFEVSSILLLVAMIGAIALAKKD, encoded by the coding sequence ATGGAACAGTTGGCATTTTATGTACTCGCATTTGTAGCGATAATTTCAGCCCTGTTCATGATTACACGGATTAACCCGGTACACTCGGCACTGTGGATGCTTTTAACGTTTTTTGCCGTGGCTGGGATATTTGTGCAGCTTAATGCTGAATTTATCGCGGCAATCCAGGTGCTCGTTTATGCGGGTGCAATTCTGGTTTTGTATTTATTCGTTGTAATGCTACTGAATCCGAAAAGCCGCGGATTTATCAAAGTGCCTGTAAGGTACACATTAGGCACACTAGTGGCTCTTGTGGTGGTTATCCAGATTTTTGCCACACTCCGAAGCACTAATGTCATCGGAAAGCAAGGAACTATAACCCCTGAAATCATGAAAGAATCCGGAAATGTGTTTCTTTTTGGTAAAGAGCTCTTCAGCACGTATCTGGTGCCTTTCGAGGTATCATCAATATTGCTGCTTGTGGCAATGATCGGGGCCATAGCCCTTGCGAAAAAAGATTAA